Part of the Pomacea canaliculata isolate SZHN2017 linkage group LG11, ASM307304v1, whole genome shotgun sequence genome is shown below.
ACCCTAATTTTCGATGATTTTTCGTACCCAAGATGCAATGTTGGGACGTAGTCAATTGAAGATGGGTCATTCATCAGAAATCCCGACACGAAGTGTCGACCGCATACTTTGGAATATATATCTTGTCGGCACAAAGTTTCCTCTTCGGATCGCTTGCAGccacagttttcttctttttccagaTTTTAGGCTTTTGCCCATCGGGATGTTAGAAAATGTGAGCGTTTCTCCTCTCTCCCTGTATTTTGATCTATAAGTGTAGCAGTTAATAACACGTACAGCAGTGATCCGTTTCACCCATCTCTGTGGTAAACAACCATGGCTGATACCCCCTCTTCCGCTTTCACCCGACAagtgtgtactgcgcatgcgctgaataatggagggagggggataccagagagcttagatgtagagagggtgcactccttctttatccttacttgttaagaaaagtagtgacggagttgcgtcccttcgaaaaaagatgctacgccgcagttgctactatcaaccactactaaacaaagtcggcgctagcagtgtttatctttggagtaaatgtctaggtgtttgcgatatcaaatgacctttatctaagaacagatttttgtgtcttttattcatggaAATTGCTTAGACGAGTGTAGTTTGGGAgattttaatacatgtatgacagctgactatatttaaaaaggataacttttataaattcaaacagcacatccatgagcacaaatttgcatttatttaaaatccataaaaatctaatttatgagaatttattaatatgagaaaagcagttaaaaacagaattacacatgaatataaacaagccacattcagaataCTTGCTCACATctactgagacatatagatttctgtttacatacaagcatgggcaataaattctcacacaaatcataataatcataattaataacaaatcataatactactattaataataatgtatatatttatatacattcatatcccttgttgtaagaacattggttgacaatttaaagataacagctatgcttactatgaaatatacagcaagcagatactcaaaagggatcattctcacatgtactttaaatgaagatttataacattttctttcacacttttctataataattttaaattactttagcttaaaagctacaaatgatgtaacttcaacatttttgatttctttttgctcctttttcaaaaaaggacacagagctatctttcaaagaaaaatgaaggcgaacattgataaatagattaatcacacttcctttcagatcacatgcaccaagtggacaacagaggtcaatgctttttagctcttcccacagaagtcgaatcaactgagatttaacttttttcccaggaagtaactggtcaatatttttacaacatgtacactctaatatcttgactgtctcactcagaattttcgtttttttggtggtggttgtatggagaaaatagttagagggtcactacagttatcatcaaaattattgaaagtgatatttactttatcaataatgtctttgtcatttaaacaatcgatgtcatggtcatagtcattctcgtcaatatctacattacatatcattatgtcctgttgtttgtcagtggtcacagatgtcagagtcaataaagagctgtcattgtccttctggcaATTAATTCCACtactgtgatgaaacaggttctcaatcatgatctgacggaagaataatctaaactgttctgcagtgggGTTATGTAGATGCTCCCCTTTtccctgaaagcaagaaaaaagtcttctaagcagtcttgattcagtttttctgtaagaagtaatgaaataccatgatttgtctgaagctcatcaaaaagctcaagcagagcctgcacagtcatcttccaccctgtcagacaaggtagtgcattggatgagggtgtttcaacagtgtgcaaccattgcaaagtgtcacagagaaactctttatgcccagatgcaagctatgatcatcattagccttatgtgccagttagagtgatctctcatgataaatgttaattaaaaaataaaatatgacagaaagaaaggcccatgatggtaaaatgtggcttagtaatatatattggaatatatcattatctaataatcataagttatcaaccttgaatggtggatttggaatggcgAAAATTGTGGgtactgcattccagacaagacttttttgggggtttgacagttgtactgactttcctcgaaatgatccgagcaaagacagtatcaatcagatggtgtaagatggtcaaaatctttccttctcgtaaagttcatccatattttgcacctgttgtaatgaatttttcaatatattaataacaaatctttttataacacctcaccccagtgacgaatgccttaaatgaaaatactataacaaatttaaataggtttgtaatcagataagtgagaattcattacacagtttcacagtatagtcagtaaagtcgttttaataatcatagaaatcgagCAAACGTGTTatagtagactgctctcaactacagtacacttatggatcgtaatttgagaataaattcgtagcttacctctcttcgtcctttgggaaactgtggaaacgtttttcttttgaggttgatttaaatctggcgttctgacagttaattgcagaacaatttgcccaccttgcctcagacgatcgccttgtgccgtgttgtttcgtagcatccaattacgaaagataactctaaccgacgagttttcccgcggtcacgagtgaaccctctctacatctaagctctctggggATACCTCCACTTCCTTGTTTTTCATCGTGTtcactggtttttgttttgttgttttaatatttataaaactttgtttttcctgtcttcAGATGCTAAGAGACGTGGGGTAGTCATTGTTTTAACGTCATGATCTCactattgtttttctttttgttctcatAAATATGAGTCGACTCATTTATTTATGACCATATatgttattatttcatttactcTCTTGATAGGAAATGCCAGAAGGCACGATTTTAGACTGTCTCCTTCCCCCTGCTACAGATGAAGATTACAACTTCTGCTTTACCTGAGATGATGATGTACTCAAGCTGTCTGTAAAGAGGATAGGGATTACACTATACGGAGATCCTGCACTAGATTTTGCACATTTAGTATGCAACCTTCCATCTGATACAGAAAACCtgtcatattttgaaaaaaaatgacacgtGGCAAGTCTGAAAATAAGCTATAGACGGAAATGCCTATGACATTAAACGGATATGCACAAGACTGTCAACAGCAAAACACCACCCCAAAACAGTTCCAAACTAGGGCATCACATTATTGACAGAAATGCAGAGTTTACAGCAGAAGCACTGGAgtggaggaaaacaaagagagCTCAGCAAAAGATTAGTACAGTTGTCTGCAAAAGAAGCCACATAGAAACTTAAAGATGGAAGAAAGGGGGCTTCagatttcaaatttaaaaccCTTTACTGGATGGTCTTTTGTCTATGTATGAACTTGATTATTTTAACCTTATTTTTATGGCATTCTTGCCATACCAGTAAAATATAATCCTTCTTTTACAGATTCAATGATTGTTAGAGAACAAGTTTTACAATACCTATGCCTATGTTGTAGAACCACTTTTATATGATCATAATACAGATTTGTGTTCATGGAATTAAGTATCATTCAAGAACACATTTCATTCTTAAATCACATTCATTTAgtacacacagagacaagctTTAGTGGACGTAGAGGTAGAAAAACATCAGAAGTGgagaatgaaagtaaaaaaaaattctataatgATAAAACATTCTAAAAGATATTAAACTTACTACTTTGTTCACGTAAAGGAGAAGGAATGGagctcttctttcttctcttcatcatTGCAAACTCGATTGAATCTTCACGACTCATTGCACCTTTTCTGCGCTTTTTGCGTTCAAATGATTTTAACTCCACGATCAATACTAAAGTTGGTATAGGGTATTGATattctgttagtctcggcgagcctaaacaatgaatgtgactaaaccggaagctttgtagtctcatgcctcgttttagtgtTAACTGGTAAAAAGCCTGCCAGCAGTGCAGTAATGCAAGTTTGTGGCCAGGATGAAGGTTGTGGCCCGCAGAAGCAGAGGTCGACAAATGGGTCTTCATTATTGTATGCCATAAGCATAGCacacatttattaaataattttcatcCTGATCTAAACTTTGTGTAAATTTGGTTGCATTGTCAGTTATTGCAGagacagtttttaaaagttaaacagGCCTTTGACACATGATGTGAAAGCATCTGCCCTTCTCCCATTGTTTTAAATCCTAAGCTTTTTTTCCACCCAAAAGAGAATTGACAGCCTGCTCCTCATTTCATATCTTTCATTATTTGTATAGAATGGCAATTGGAAAATAACAATTGAGAGCGAGACTAAGGctatcggaaccacatgggcccaactgaaggggtcTGCCCCAAACCAGTTCTGATGGCGATTTGTTGCGGCATTATGCTCtccaaggagtaacaaggaataaactaaaacttaaCAGAATGGCAAACAACAATGCCTGTGGAATTTGACTTTCTTAGTTTGAAACTTTCATTCTTCCTCTTAACTCTGGTGAAACAGTTAGTGTccatcaccaatacagtaaggactggctggcctgggttcagatcATAAATACAAGATGTATGCAAACCATGTGCGATATACTCACAAGGCTGAtggcacacaaataaaaacaaaataaaaagtatagacggtaaaataaattactaaagTCTATGACAGGTAAATTAGTAGGTATGGAGAAAATCAAATACAGCATCAATCTAGAAATGgttacttttaaaacattttagttcctttttttaaaatcagaaatgtgGGATGGGGAATTCGCACTCCACTTTGCCTTGGTCACCAGTCCACTAGATCTTGATTTGGTTTGAAACAGCTTGTCAAGTGTAGTATGTATGGAAAATAGGAAATGGTGTCAtcagtctgttttttttaaatgatcatcctacacaaatttattttaaacaattcagAGAATTCTGATTGTATAAGTCATTTTTATATCAGTGATGAATGTAATGTCAGTTTTGAGGTTCACATCAGCCCAAATAGAAAAAGAGAGTTTTAGACAGACTGTCAGATGATCAGGTCACTTTTCTGCAACTGGACTGTCTGTCTCATCCAAAATTCATCATGCTTTGATTGGAGTTTTTGGAGGCTGCAAGTAGCTATATGTGgacaaaaaaattcagacaGACAGCTGGTACACGCTCAGGTCTAAAACTTTGTAGTCTGTggatatttgtttatattaagCCGATGTATTAAGCAGAACGGTGGCAAAAAAACCAGGACCATTCAGAGTGTTGATGACAGTAAGAAGCCGGCATCATTATAGCCTATCTTTTCTTGTACATGACAATGCAAGGAAAAACAGTGCCATCAGGTTCCTTAAGGGTTTTCCCTTTAGCAACACTACATTTTCTTGGCGAAGTCTTTGGACATTGTGTTTTGCTTCCTACACTATGCACAAAACAGCAGCATGTGCTCTAGTGTCCAAGGACCTGTCTGACACAGGTTATCTGAGAGTTATAGATCATAGCAATGGAGATTTTGGAGTCCTGTAATTAATGCATTTGGGGTCACCTATACAGCAACCTCTGTGCACGCTAGCACGCACATGAGCACACCACAACAAAACTCCATTGCTGTaaactaaaaatttattaaatggACGTCtctatagaaaaaaaactttctggaAAGTTGAAGCCATAAACACTTTTACCAAGATTACTGATCTTGTGGAGACTGGACTGTCTGTTGAGAACCATTTTCCAAAATGTCATTCAATCTTTACAGAAAGTAATCACTTAAgtttttaagtacattttgcAGTGTCATCGGTCAGCTGTTCTCATTTCAACACAGTGTACATTGTGATATATGCCAGTTGGGTAAGCCCCCGTCTCGGCTCTACTTTCAAGGCTACGATGAGTTATCTGTGCCACACTCTTTGTATTCCATGATGTCTCGAAGTCCTGGGGTTCTTTTTTAATGGAACCAGAACTTAATACATTCACAAAAGGGTGCTCGTCACTTGCAGACTTTGAAATTTGTCTCTTAGATTTACAATTGGAATTATGATCACCTGCCTGAGTCACACCTGATGTGTCAAACTCCTTGAGCTCTTTCTTTATGTCAACAAACTGTGACATCTTTGTGTGACCTTGAATTTCAGAATTTGAACATTGAGACTTCTCCTTTGTTAGTTTTTTGGGACTTTGCAGTTCACACTTTGGCTGCAATAAAAGACCACTTTCTTGCACCTTGCTGTTGAGGCAGGATCTAACTTTTCCTTTAAGTCTCATTTGATGTGGACAACAATATTGTGAAGAATTCTCTATCACACCCTGGATAGGACAAGGCTCCAGCAGTGCACTGACTGCAAGGTCTTCTTCCTGATCACAGCTGACCTCTCGCTTCACCTCAATGTCATTGTCAAAATCTACTGAAAGCTGGCCATCCACAGAAGACCAGGTGTGGTGCCATTCTCCCATAATAGTATCACTTCCCTTGTGATGAAGTGCATCTGTACTGCCTGTGTTGGTCCCAGCAGGATGTATTATAGTGTAAGGTTCTAGTAAGTCATCCAATGTAACCACCATGAACTCATGTGGACTGTCCAAAGTTTGCTCACTGTGAATGGAATGTTTCCTGCCTGTAAGatacatgttttttaaaaaagctgtttttttaaagaaccaaataaaactgtttaaaactgCCTAAATGTGTTATCATCCCTAATTAGTAAGGTCTGCCTTGTTTGCTGGTCAATAATAGCTAACAGACAGTTGTGAACACAGCagtaacaaaagaaatgaagaaatggaCACCGCACAACATTCCTTATTGGTTATATCTAGCTGCACAGATAAATCAGCTGTTAAATggcacaatttctttttctttcaacccAGAATGACAAACAGGTCTAAGACAAATCAAATTCTATATAAGGTGCTCTTGATTATCTGGTTGGCTCTCCCCTGCATTCACAACAGACAAGCAgctacaaaatattacaaaattagaATACAGTCCTACAGATGTAAGGAACTGTGAAAGTACACACAAGCATTAAACAGCATTTCAACAGATGCAGTCCATGAAAACTAACACTACATGAGCAAGTCACATATGAATGTGTGCATACTTGCTAAAAGACCGAACCAGGTGCAAAGGACTGAAGAAAATGAtggaaagagtgaaagaaataaatattaggTCATCATCAAGAGAAATGTACAGTGAAACATAAACCAAGGTAATCCCACCCATGATTTTAGACTGCTGCATGACCTATAAACATTGAAGTCTCCAGATATAGTCAAACTTACCTATAGCAGGATTTCTTTCCCCCTTCAGTGCCTGCTGGGCTACCTCACAAATGGCAACATTGCGTGGAAACCTGTACGACAACACAATGAGTGAAACAAGTTAAAATCATGACAGGCTAGCATcaagataacattaaaaatatttctattataaaa
Proteins encoded:
- the LOC112576235 gene encoding uncharacterized protein LOC112576235 isoform X3; this translates as MGSEPSRLDPNIVYGISWCQVNRFSKQVSDCDSVKTCRQTRIKTISYHENRNGAITALRFPRNVAICEVAQQALKGERNPAIGRKHSIHSEQTLDSPHEFMVVTLDDLLEPYTIIHPAGTNTGSTDALHHKGSDTIMGEWHHTWSSVDGQLSVDFDNDIEVKREVSCDQEEDLAVSALLEPCPIQGVIENSSQYCCPHQMRLKGKVRSCLNSKVQESGLLLQPKCELQSPKKLTKEKSQCSNSEIQGHTKMSQFVDIKKELKEFDTSGVTQAGDHNSNCKSKRQISKSASDEHPFVNVLSSGSIKKEPQDFETSWNTKSVAQITHRSLESRAETGAYPTGIYHNVHCVEMRTADR
- the LOC112576235 gene encoding uncharacterized protein LOC112576235 isoform X2, with the protein product MNMPIKCIVYGCSCKSATIRIPKVVTYQGKEFQELTERRRREWIRQIRRRSVTFYSDRQHHRLCHRHFHTGQPAKPWDQNHPDWIPTLCMGYPGAKSTDSARYARAIRRRLKNVKPAERECALSAQQSGGHLQVSDCDSVKTCRQTRIKTISYHENRNGAITALRFPRNVAICEVAQQALKGERNPAIGRKHSIHSEQTLDSPHEFMVVTLDDLLEPYTIIHPAGTNTGSTDALHHKGSDTIMGEWHHTWSSVDGQLSVDFDNDIEVKREVSCDQEEDLAVSALLEPCPIQGVIENSSQYCCPHQMRLKGKVRSCLNSKVQESGLLLQPKCELQSPKKLTKEKSQCSNSEIQGHTKMSQFVDIKKELKEFDTSGVTQAGDHNSNCKSKRQISKSASDEHPFVNVLSSGSIKKEPQDFETSWNTKSVAQITHRSLESRAETGAYPTGIYHNVHCVEMRTADR
- the LOC112576235 gene encoding uncharacterized protein LOC112576235 isoform X4, with the protein product MGSEPSRLDPNIVYGISWCQVNRFSKVSDCDSVKTCRQTRIKTISYHENRNGAITALRFPRNVAICEVAQQALKGERNPAIGRKHSIHSEQTLDSPHEFMVVTLDDLLEPYTIIHPAGTNTGSTDALHHKGSDTIMGEWHHTWSSVDGQLSVDFDNDIEVKREVSCDQEEDLAVSALLEPCPIQGVIENSSQYCCPHQMRLKGKVRSCLNSKVQESGLLLQPKCELQSPKKLTKEKSQCSNSEIQGHTKMSQFVDIKKELKEFDTSGVTQAGDHNSNCKSKRQISKSASDEHPFVNVLSSGSIKKEPQDFETSWNTKSVAQITHRSLESRAETGAYPTGIYHNVHCVEMRTADR
- the LOC112576235 gene encoding uncharacterized protein LOC112576235 isoform X1, with the translated sequence MNMPIKCIVYGCSCKSATIRIPKVVTYQGKEFQELTERRRREWIRQIRRRSVTFYSDRQHHRLCHRHFHTGQPAKPWDQNHPDWIPTLCMGYPGAKSTDSARYARAIRRRLKNVKPAERECALSAQQSGGHLQQVSDCDSVKTCRQTRIKTISYHENRNGAITALRFPRNVAICEVAQQALKGERNPAIGRKHSIHSEQTLDSPHEFMVVTLDDLLEPYTIIHPAGTNTGSTDALHHKGSDTIMGEWHHTWSSVDGQLSVDFDNDIEVKREVSCDQEEDLAVSALLEPCPIQGVIENSSQYCCPHQMRLKGKVRSCLNSKVQESGLLLQPKCELQSPKKLTKEKSQCSNSEIQGHTKMSQFVDIKKELKEFDTSGVTQAGDHNSNCKSKRQISKSASDEHPFVNVLSSGSIKKEPQDFETSWNTKSVAQITHRSLESRAETGAYPTGIYHNVHCVEMRTADR